A genomic window from Flexistipes sp. includes:
- a CDS encoding PhoH family protein — MTKSKKKNFVLDTSVILHSPYCLDSFEDNNIYIPAIVLEELDNLKTGFDSRSYNAREFIRQLENYRSTGDLLGGVKLKNGGKLFVRFHIEDKGAPIELGKNINDNFILKAALNLKSKSSRTTVLVSKDVNLRIKAEVIGIKAEDYYHEKSFQCLNSNDIMYVSSDENIDKIYEKNFIDIDEIEVQFNQNSETLPDYAIVASLMNSKKTALCRIVNEKSSKKLELLKNQPANFYISPLNYKQKFLYDALMRDDIKLVFAIGFAGTGKTLLSIASGLSQVLTQKYKKMVITRSHVPMGRDLGYLPGNLNEKLEPWLKPIYDNMELILDNISEDKQPVSKDNALLKKHMNELTLDYLKSTNFVEVEAINFIRGRTFHDSFLIIDEAQNLTPHEVKTIITRAGQNTKIVMTGDPSQIDNPYLDEKDNGLVYSSERFKKNKSKIAASIILDRCERSEIAQEASDFLN, encoded by the coding sequence ATGACTAAATCAAAGAAAAAAAATTTTGTACTCGATACAAGCGTAATTCTTCACTCCCCGTATTGTTTAGATTCTTTTGAAGATAATAACATTTACATCCCTGCAATAGTACTTGAGGAGCTGGATAATCTCAAAACAGGCTTTGATTCAAGAAGCTACAACGCAAGGGAATTTATTAGGCAGCTTGAAAATTACAGGTCTACAGGGGATCTGCTGGGAGGAGTAAAACTCAAAAACGGAGGCAAGCTCTTCGTCAGATTCCACATAGAGGATAAGGGTGCACCTATAGAATTAGGGAAAAATATTAATGATAACTTTATCCTCAAAGCAGCACTAAATTTAAAAAGTAAATCATCCAGAACAACTGTTTTGGTATCAAAAGATGTAAACCTCAGAATTAAAGCCGAGGTTATAGGGATAAAAGCTGAAGATTACTACCACGAGAAATCTTTTCAATGCTTAAACAGTAACGACATAATGTACGTTTCTTCAGATGAAAATATCGATAAAATATATGAAAAAAATTTTATCGACATAGATGAGATTGAAGTCCAGTTTAACCAAAACTCAGAGACTTTGCCCGACTATGCAATAGTAGCTTCCCTTATGAACAGTAAAAAAACAGCTCTGTGCCGTATTGTTAATGAGAAATCATCGAAAAAACTGGAACTTCTGAAAAATCAACCGGCAAATTTCTATATATCACCTCTTAATTATAAACAAAAATTTCTTTATGATGCCCTTATGCGGGATGATATCAAACTTGTATTTGCAATCGGCTTCGCGGGGACAGGGAAGACACTGTTATCAATTGCTTCCGGATTATCACAGGTATTAACCCAAAAATACAAAAAAATGGTGATAACACGGTCTCATGTGCCTATGGGCAGAGATCTGGGATATCTTCCAGGGAATCTTAACGAAAAGCTGGAACCGTGGCTTAAACCCATTTATGACAATATGGAGCTTATTCTTGACAATATAAGCGAGGACAAACAACCTGTAAGTAAGGATAACGCACTTCTGAAAAAACATATGAATGAATTGACACTGGATTACCTGAAAAGTACAAATTTTGTAGAGGTGGAAGCAATAAACTTTATCAGAGGCAGAACTTTCCACGACTCCTTCCTGATAATCGATGAAGCGCAAAATCTTACACCTCATGAAGTTAAAACAATAATTACCCGAGCGGGGCAAAACACTAAAATAGTTATGACAGGAGATCCTTCCCAAATAGACAACCCTTACCTGGATGAAAAAGATAATGGTTTGGTTTATAGTTCTGAGAGGTTTAAAAAGAATAAATCAAAGATTGCAGCCTCGATTATACTCGATAGATGTGAAAGAAGCGAAATCGCCCAGGAAGCCTCCGATTTTCTAAATTAA